The Cydia pomonella isolate Wapato2018A chromosome 23, ilCydPomo1, whole genome shotgun sequence region ggggagttttttttaataaacaacttgtatgtatatttttaaagtaaaattattggtatatacaatcatataaaatagctacttataataaaattaaaaactaattaaaatatatctaaataaggcctccgcggcattgtgccaaactgccaaagatgctggcaacATTTCCTCCgtgaatggcaatacttatgcgTTAAAGTTGGCTTGATAGAAAATATCTCAGAAACATAGACATATGTATAATACACATACACaatgacaattttaattttattttcaattgtgtaAGTACTATTTTTACACTCCATACGATACCAGTATGATTTTAGCAGAAAATAGCTAATaataggcactaatttttagttttaattttattttttattgttaaaaatacaaGACAAAAAATTGTCGTAGTTAACTGTAATGTAGCAtgcaaattgttatttttagctGATAGTGAATTCTTTAGCGCctataatcaataaaaactggCAAACTAGGAAAAGTGCCATCCTGCGagacaggcatagcctagtgcAGGTGTCACGGGCAATTTCTATAACTTGAAACAACATTTAGCAGTGTTTAACTAGAATAAGTTTACTTaaccttgttttaattataagtttcactgttttaataaactattttgatttgatttgatttttgataGGGTCGAGGGATTTCACTAGCCAAATTTTAAACAGAACTTAATTAACTTAATAGATATATACCGAGGGACTACAGaggttttcatttcataataggattatttaatttagtttttttcattaaattattataactagcttaaatctaaaataggccctttagtcattgtaccaaggacgctggcggcattgcctcgtatcgcaatgctgatacgttgtgcgaagaagccagctcttcgctcaccagttacgtcaaccagacgcttcgcgatttctgcaaaaaacagATTAACGTTAAAACCCGTCACGATATCTGCCGTCGCATGTTTGAGCGGCGCGCCTAATTTTTTGtgcctttctaatttcctggctaaACGATTTGCGCGCTGTAGCGAGTCAAGCCTGTGCTAACGGCCTTACTTCTACAATCTGTTTCAGACATGGACAGTTTCAGCGGTACTGCTGAATATGGTGGCACAGGGTATGGTGATGAGCTTCCCTTCGGTGATGCTGCCGGGGTTGAAGGTCGATACAGTGATAAAAACTGACGCGGAAATGATGTCGTGGCTTGGTAGGTGCTTATTATCTTAAAGCAAATGTTTCAATATCTAGGATATTTTCTCCTCCGTCATACCTAACTGGCTGAAATTTGGCTTGTTACCTGGATAGAGGCATATAATCTTTTTATCCTGGAATTTATCCCCTAAGGTGGTGTTTTGTTTGTTCATAGCAGAATCACTTGGCCATAATTAAAGAGTGCGATGAACATTCTCTGAAGATATATTATATGCACAGAGGTACACATCAGAATTGTCTAGCAGATGTGTCAGCCTACAAATCCCTAATAGACTTGCAGATTTGTCCGCCAGACAGATTTGACCGACTCATGGACGAATACctcttattattcataatacCTATGACTTTATTGTTGTTTTCATAATTCTAGCATCTGTGGTGGGCTTGGCGACCTTTCCCGGTTTCCTGATCTCCGCCTTCCTCATGGAACAGTGGGGCCGGAAGACCACGCATGCCCTGGTCATCGTGCCGGGCATTCTGGGCTGGCTGCTCATCTACTTTGCCACGAATGTGACCACGCTTATGGCCGCCAGGATCCTCAGCGGCATCTCCGCTGGCGCCAGCGTCATATTAGGTGCCGTTGTCATCGGAGAATACACCAGCCCACAACACCGGGGCATGTTCCTAAACCTCAAGACTGCTGTCAACTATGTAGGCAATACCTTAGTCCACCTTGTAGGCCACTATTATCCTTGGAGAACGGTGGCCATTTTCGCACTAGTCCATCATATCATCGCTTTTGGAATCGTCTGCACTTGGCCTGAAAGCCCGGCCTGGTTGGCCACAAAATGCAAGTTTGATCAGAGTGAAAAATCATGGATGTGGCTGAGAGGCAATGACTCCGAATCTAGGATAGAATTTGATAGTATGATCACTACCCAGAAGCAGAGCCTATCCAAAGTTAGCGAGAAACCTAATCTCAAAACTCACTTGATGAATTTTCTGCAGAAATTTACTAAAAAGGACTTCATGAAGCCAttgcttataatatttttcGCTGAGATGTTAAAAGAGGCATGCGGGAGACACGTTTTTCCAGCCTACGCGTTACAGATAATGGATGATATCACGGGGGATAAGTCTAAGTCGTTCTACTACACGCTGAGTATAGATTTGATTACTACTTTAAGCGCCACTTTTTCGTCGGCACTGGTTCGCGTGGTAAAGAGAAGAACCTTGCTGTTCGTCACTGGCGGGGCATCTTTAGCCATCCTAACGGGCATCTGTGTTTACCTTTACTTGACTGCTATAGACGTGATATCGAAGGACCGAGCTTGGCTGCCTGTGTCGATGTTTATGCTGTACTTTGTATTGACTAACTTGGGTTGTACTGTTATACCTTTAGCCTTGCTTGGAGAGGTGTTCCCAGTAGCTCACAGAGGAGCAGGCTCTGCTATGTCAGGGTTGATCTTGGGTTCCTTTCTCTTGATATGTTTGAAGATTACCCCCGCAATGCTTATTAGTGTTAAAGTGCATGGGACTTTTACTATATACGGCGTAGCCATGGCGACCTGTCTAGTGGCATTGTACTTTATTCTTCCAGAAACAAAAGACCGGACTCTTCAGGAGATCGAGGATTACTTTAATCATGGACGGTTCGTTAGCGATGAGAAAGATTGTGATGACAAagatgaaaatactaaaatgcTGAGTTGATTTGTACATTTTTCGGCTTTTGTCAAGTTTGTAAGAGTAGAGGCTAAGTCGATTAGTTTTGTTCGATGCTTTTAGAGCTCCTCGCAAAACTGTTCGTGAAGCTCTTATGAGATaacttcggtcttgcaaatcggttaatTGCGTTTTTTATAATGATTTACTTACTAGGCTTATTagttaagattaattttatttataatttgactAGTTATATTTATTGAGAGACTTACACCTTTGTTGGCTTagttattttatagttattatctttgttattttaggcatttattttgtttctgtaTTAATACGTGAGTATTTTGTTTGCGTTGGTTGACTTATTTactatttaagaaaaaaaatatggttgttttatcatttattCACTAACAAAGTATCACAATCACAACAAATCCAATACAATtatagtacttatttatttatttatgttttattttcggtagatagatatataaaattaataaactattttaatggTGACAACAACAATAATACTT contains the following coding sequences:
- the LOC133530626 gene encoding facilitated trehalose transporter Tret1-like; translation: MAESAETNSCTSFARQTWTVSAVLLNMVAQGMVMSFPSVMLPGLKVDTVIKTDAEMMSWLASVVGLATFPGFLISAFLMEQWGRKTTHALVIVPGILGWLLIYFATNVTTLMAARILSGISAGASVILGAVVIGEYTSPQHRGMFLNLKTAVNYVGNTLVHLVGHYYPWRTVAIFALVHHIIAFGIVCTWPESPAWLATKCKFDQSEKSWMWLRGNDSESRIEFDSMITTQKQSLSKVSEKPNLKTHLMNFLQKFTKKDFMKPLLIIFFAEMLKEACGRHVFPAYALQIMDDITGDKSKSFYYTLSIDLITTLSATFSSALVRVVKRRTLLFVTGGASLAILTGICVYLYLTAIDVISKDRAWLPVSMFMLYFVLTNLGCTVIPLALLGEVFPVAHRGAGSAMSGLILGSFLLICLKITPAMLISVKVHGTFTIYGVAMATCLVALYFILPETKDRTLQEIEDYFNHGRFVSDEKDCDDKDENTKMLS